GCCATGCCCGGTAACCAGTCGCATCGGATAAACCCCTGCCGTAGGCACCGCGAAGCCGAACAGGACGTCCACCGCACCGAATCCCTTCGGCCCGTTCCATTCCGCGATCCGCGGATGGGTGTCCCCCTGGATCACGGCTGAGACTGGAGTGCCGTTGGTCAAATAGTTTTTAAGCTGCGCCCCGCCATAATTCTCAGCGATCACCGCCACGGGGATTTGGACGGTCGGATCGGCGTCCCCCAGCCGGAAAGGAAAACCGGCGTCGCCGGGCGTGATCTCGAGGACGGCCACGGCGCCCGCCAGTTGCGCCTGCTTGGCGATATCGGCTGATGAGCAACCTGCGACCGAGCTTCCGCGATCCAACAGAACGATCTTGCCGGCCAGCGCCGTGTTGGTTCCGATCTGACAGGCGTCGTCCGGGTTGCCGCTTGGAGTTCCGTACACAACCGGAGCCGTCAGCGGGTTCGAGGGCAGGCTGCCGCCAAACTGAAGCTGGGTGATATTGGTCGCGATGGCCACACAAGGAATGACGAGGTTGGTGGGAGACACCATTGCGAGCGTCGTTGTCCCGGCGGTCGCAGCCGTCAGCCGGAACTGATCCTCATTGTTGATGCCCATCTGGTAATATCCGCTCGCCGGAAAGCGTAAGAATGTCTGCACCTCGTTGATGAAACTGTCCTCGTTCCCCAATGTTCCAGGGATTCCCGGGAACGCTCCGTCATTCGGGAAATTGGCTGTGGCGCCACTTGAGTTGATCCAATTGATGACGTCCGGGATGGTAAACAGGTTTCCCGAAGATGCGCCCGTAAGGTCCGCCACGTTGGCGCCGGCCAATCCAGCGAGAACCGATTCCGAGAATTCAACACTTTCGGGTATGTTCGGCTGTAACGGCACCGGATCCACCGCCAGAAAGTTGTCCACCTGGTACACATGCACATCAAACCCCGGCTTCAAAGCGTCTTCCGAACCGAGCGGGCTTCCCAGATTCGCCGGCAGTGTCAGATAGTCGGCGACCGTAAACCGGAACCGGTTCGTTTGAGTTGTCACCGGCGTTCCATTGTCACTAAAGACGATCTGGTTGGTGTGCGAGGAAAGTGACGGCAAAAGTCCCGCCGCGTACTGAACGAAGGTGTTGGTATCCACTTTCTGAATTGATGGCGACACCAGGGCGCCGTCCACTGACAACTTGATCGAGTTGGTATTGACCGCCGTGGCTCCGTCCTGCAACGCGAAACTAATGTTGACCACCGGGCCGACACTGATCGCGTTATCCGGAGGATTCGCGCTGCTCACGATCGGTCCCGTCGCGCTGGTATCCACCACGTCGAGCGAAACCAGATCAACATAACCATCCGGCGATCCAGATATCGAGGTGGATTGGATGGTAACCCGGGCAGTGCGGGCACCAACTGGAATCGTG
Above is a genomic segment from Candidatus Angelobacter sp. containing:
- a CDS encoding PA domain-containing protein, producing the protein MRNNRSTRKMGLAVLAGGLTFVGGADATELILDGSFENTVNSSQPIIKVGGSPSPGVGGGWSTFSTYLYSTFYALPGPTNCGLQFLRPYPTGVSGVAQSSQTVVQSVSLTAATGLTPVKIDAGQGRFTMSAWFSSYLSQGDYSELTLEFLDGANAVLSGPTPLGGFDFVAALPTGPTPGANPKYTDAKDWGQDVRSGTIPVGARTARVTIQSTSISGSPDGYVDLVSLDVVDTSATGPIVSSANPPDNAISVGPVVNISFALQDGATAVNTNSIKLSVDGALVSPSIQKVDTNTFVQYAAGLLPSLSSHTNQIVFSDNGTPVTTQTNRFRFTVADYLTLPANLGSPLGSEDALKPGFDVHVYQVDNFLAVDPVPLQPNIPESVEFSESVLAGLAGANVADLTGASSGNLFTIPDVINWINSSGATANFPNDGAFPGIPGTLGNEDSFINEVQTFLRFPASGYYQMGINNEDQFRLTAATAGTTTLAMVSPTNLVIPCVAIATNITQLQFGGSLPSNPLTAPVVYGTPSGNPDDACQIGTNTALAGKIVLLDRGSSVAGCSSADIAKQAQLAGAVAVLEITPGDAGFPFRLGDADPTVQIPVAVIAENYGGAQLKNYLTNGTPVSAVIQGDTHPRIAEWNGPKGFGAVDVLFGFAVPTAGVYPMRLVTGHGGLPSSINADLEFFSILPDGTRILVNDTSNPNALLAFRARTAVTLPVMNPPVLANGQVTISWTGTGTLQEATAVTGSWNPAPSQNNPQTVQAIGAGKFYRIQQP